In the genome of Helicovermis profundi, the window AACAGCGATTTCTAAAGCAATAGTAAACTATTTAAAAACTAAAAATTCAATTTCTGTAATAACGACTCATTTTGAGGGTGTTGGACATATTAAAGAAGTAAAGCAACTGCAAGTAGCTGGTTTAAATAAGGAAAAGTTAAAAGACTTATTTACTAGTAATTATACTAATAAAACTTTAAGAAAATTACAAGAAATTATGGATTATCACTTAATAGAAATAGATGACGATGTGAGTATTCCAAAAGATGCAATAGAAATAGCCAAATTACTTGGGCTAGATAATGATATTTTAATTGATGCATTAAGATATCTTAAGGAGGAACGATAGATGAAAGGTAAATTAAACCTCGATTTTAAATTGGTAGAAAAAGCAAAAAAATCTGCGGGAAATATAGCGGACGATATTCAAGAATTTATTGATCTACACACAACAATAACTGTGGAAAGAACAGTAATTAGACTCTTAGGTATTGATGGAGTTAATGAATTTTCAGTGCCGTATGCAAATGTACTAATGAACCACATTGTTGAAGGTGGAGGATTTAAAGAGGGAGCGTCATATTGGATAGGAAACGCTATGGTTGAACTAAATAAATCACCTCAAGAAATAGCTGAAATGATTGTAGAAGGTCAACTTAATCTTTTTGATATTAAAGAAAATAATATTGAACTGATAAGTAAAAAAATTGATGAAGTTGCAATTAAAACAGTTGAACAAATAAGAAAAAATAGATTAGAAAGAGAATCTTTAATAGATAGATTAGGTGAGGGGAGTAAGCCTTACCTATATGTAATTGTAGCAACAGGAAACATATATGAGGATGTTCTTCAGGCAAAGGCAGCGGCTAAACAAGGTGCTGATATTATTGCTGTTATAAGAACGACTGCTCAAAGTCTTTTAGATTATGTTCCTTATGGAGCAACTACTGAGGGATTTGGTGGAACGTACGCTACACAAGAAAACTTTAAAATAATGAGAAAAGCACTTGATGAAGTTGGAGAAGAAGTAGGAAGATATATTAGACTTTGTAATTACTGTTCAGGACTTTGTATGCCAGAAATAGCTGCAATGGGAGCATTTGAGAGACTTGATGTTATGTTAAATGATGCTTTATATGGAATATTATTTAGAGATA includes:
- a CDS encoding lysine 5,6-aminomutase subunit alpha produces the protein MKGKLNLDFKLVEKAKKSAGNIADDIQEFIDLHTTITVERTVIRLLGIDGVNEFSVPYANVLMNHIVEGGGFKEGASYWIGNAMVELNKSPQEIAEMIVEGQLNLFDIKENNIELISKKIDEVAIKTVEQIRKNRLERESLIDRLGEGSKPYLYVIVATGNIYEDVLQAKAAAKQGADIIAVIRTTAQSLLDYVPYGATTEGFGGTYATQENFKIMRKALDEVGEEVGRYIRLCNYCSGLCMPEIAAMGAFERLDVMLNDALYGILFRDINMQRTLVDQFFSRVINGFAGIIINTGEDNYLTTSDAVEEAHTVLASQIVNEQFALRAGIPEEQMGLGHAFEMNPNLEDGFLLELSQAQMAREIFPNAPLKYMPPTKYMTGNIFKGHIQDALFNMVSIMTNQSLQLLGMPTEAIHTPLLQDRALSIENAKYIFNNMKNLGEEIEFKKDGVIQKRAQSVVIEAQKMLSEIEKEGLMSTIEMGKFAGIKRAMDGGKGLKGVTVKGEKYFNPFIPLMLGGNE